In the Dromaius novaehollandiae isolate bDroNov1 unplaced genomic scaffold, bDroNov1.hap1 HAP1_SCAFFOLD_27, whole genome shotgun sequence genome, AGATcaaggaaagcatcaccctttttggcccatctggcagctgtgctaagaagttgttcctgacaccctccagaaacctcctggactccTTGCATTCTGCTctttgcccttccagtgaatggCAGGGAGATCAGTGTCTCCCATTAAGAACGTGGGCCTGTGatgcacagacttcctcaggttgcttaaaggagactgcatcgACCTCCTCATGCTGATCATGTGGTCTGTAACTCCCATCAGAATGTGGAACTTACTCTGATGTTCCCCTACGACTCTCACCCAGCCCTTTGTCCATCCCacggaagagctccatacatctgagctgccccttcacacaaagggcaccCCCTTCCTTGGCACCCCCATCTTCCTTGGCAGTTTCTTCTGAACAGCTTGCATCCTACAAGCATAGCACTTGGGTCACATGAGTGGTCCCACAACATCTCAGTTGTTCCTACAACATGACaattctgtgacagcttgtgcatctccatctgcttctgtctgtgccccaggctgcatgcgCTTGTgcatatttgggctgcagagcctcagctgtggcacagagcacaAATTTGTCATaatgaaacctgttaccaagagccaaggacaccatgtatgcCATGGTCCCACTTCATAGCAGTGACATGGTGGTATAGGCAGCAGGTGGCAAAGTAATGGTGAAACGAGGTTcacactaagagagcaaaccctgtaGTACCTgaagccagggagaaacagagctgggatGTGCAGAAATGGGAGTGTGGGCTTTGCTGtcagagctgactctgcagcaccttggggcctgtgacagaggtgaactgatcttcaggaaggacaaggtgccactgagaaagtccctgggcctggagaGCCTTTGATCCAACCACTTGGTGAGCaccattagcacagtccctgttcatatcatctggagGTGAGAAGAGGTTCCAGTGGAGGAGAACTAGAAGagtttgagagtgcagggacaGGAGGAGACCCTGGTGTTGGTTGGTTAAAtgtgatttccccttggtgaatccatcctgactactactgatcaccttcttatccttcacatgcttggagatggcatccaggaggagctgctccatcacctttccagtgATGGtggtgaggctgactggtctgtagttccctgggtcctccttcttgccttttttgaagactggagtgacaatggctttcttccagtcctcaggcacctcttctgatctccatgacctttaTGAGGCTATTGTTTGCCAAATCCCCAATTTTCTCAAGGCCCCAGGATTTGGCGTGGGGAAACCTGTTACCAAGcacctcatgtatgcaaaggctttgattcagagcagagacatcctggcatagatagcagatgtaatggtgaaatgaggttcccactaagagagcaaaccagCAGTACAGTACCCAAgaccagggagaaacagagctgggccatgcagccctgCAGGAGAGCAGTTTGCTGCccgagctgactctgcagcaccttgaggcctgtgacagaggtgaagcAACttccaggaaagacaaggtgccactgagaaagtccctagGCCTGGACAGCCTGCAAACCAGACACCCTGTGGACATCagtagcacagtccctgttcatatcatctcaTGGTGAGAAGACGTTTAGGGGGAGGAGAACTAGCAGGGCCTGAGAATGTAGGCATacagcggagaccttggtgtggtgtgTCACCCATTTATGCAGCATGGTTGGATGTagagactttgcctaaaggcagtggtaaGATTTAGTTTTTTGgacacaggtaggaaacctgaggtggcctgaggtttttgcccagcaaccactccaaaaagGCATGCTTTTCCTTGAGATCCCATGCTGTTATCTGCTAGAAATATGTGTTTTTTCTGGACACCCCAGGTACCTGACATGGCTCTGCAGGTCTGTTTTTATGTCATtcaatcaagtgtctgcactgaattatatCAGTGGTTTGCAATGTAGAGAGctgcatgtgtctcagcttcctagtgagtggtgCTCTACTCATAGTAGTCCTCTAGTGTCATTTCACATGGCCAaagaaattccccacctggcccccacctaaTGTTCTGGAAGCGTGCGGTtctcacagctgctccatcagaacaagcagacactggcacatgtcctggaccacctctgtctcttcaagtgtcaccaggtgtttgtggagttcacaggagggatctgaatcccactccatcccTGGGACTTCTAACCTGGCATGAGATGCCCGGATTGATTCATCTGAACAGTACCTGAACCGTGGGAAAATGAACTCCTTTCTTGTCCtcgtctaggtgtcctgcctaattaagagatgggaataggagcttccagagtgggacatttccacctcttgtagatagccatcctctgatgagacaaattgccaTGCTAGAATCTGTGTCTCTTCAGTGTTCAGAAGAAGAccataggtgattattttagtctacctcagtgaacatttcccaggagaaagGAGTACACAGGACAAATAAAGTCACGCCTGCAGCTGGGCCCCTGTTCCTAAGCAGGgccctccacacccccatgtacttcttccttctcagcctctccctcctcgacgttggctccatctccaccactgtccccaaatccatggccaacaTCCTGTGGAataccagggccatttcctacttagggtgtgctgcccaggtctttctttttgtcttcctgataacagcagagtattttcttctcacagtcatggcctatgaccgctatgttgccatctgcagaccgcTGCACTACAgcaccctcatggacagcagagcctgtgtcaaaatggcagcagctgcctgggccagtggttttctcaatgctctcctgcacactgctaacacattttcaataccactctgccaggGCAATGtcgtggagcagttcttctgtgaaatcccccaaatcctcaagctctcctgctcagactcctacctcagggaagttggggttcttGTACTTAGTGCCTGTTTACtctttggttgttttgttttcattgtggtgtcctacgtgcagatcttcaccgCTGTGCtgagggccggcacaaagccttttccatgtgcctcccgcacctggtcATGGTCTTTGTGagtgtcagcactgtcatgtttgcctacctgaagcccccctccctctcctccccagctctggatctggtggtggctgttctgtactcggtggtgcctccagcagtgaacctcctcatctacagcatgaggaacaaggagctcaaggatgccctgaggaaattgatttcatggacattttgcagcagtggtaacattgccattgctctgcaCAAATGACTCCCACTGTATCGAATACCAGGACTGAACATTGtttattcactttattttcattatgactattgttactattattagtagtatttgttatcctGTTGgtgcacaaatgcttgggttcattccacctctactgagactgctctgtctcacctggtgcccatATAAAATTGTGTCCAACAGTGGgccagagctgactccctcacagtatctctgcaataaagtaggttcttcctggtgcagtgcttgaaagctggctcttcttccaaagctggtgtcaagaataggcccaaggaaatcatgcccaaaggggctgctgctgctgatggtgttgtccgaaaagcggattcgttgcccggtgtgcaatgagccaataattacacactcaggagagacatttatttatttatttcagagttgcgcaagcctgggtgctcggtggtctcccacaaatcaagcacacccccccaacttttcaggtagcatttatacaatcaaatttgccatatttgtgacttccttcctcttattgccatatttgtgacttccttcctctttcacactgattggttaatgatttcttcacatttccctgggtcccacccctacttctcaaggtcctgatcaattaattaacactgccccagctgggtcagtaggtgttatcttccaaggccctgaggaagaagacataatccagaccccttaatcatcactgttttaacagtgagaggaagctttttacttcccaaggtcctggcgtccaaacaggccttatttctcagccttggcatcctcccttctggagagtggggcacaggaatgcagactgcttgtaactcccttatctttccagcctgcaccagctctgaggccttttcttaacgaactaggagcacggcctaaggcttcagcaaatttagctacttatgctaagcaagtgtgcggctactcatgctaagcaaattctatctaagatagaaattatccaaatctacctgcttcaaacattctttctgagcttctcagggttgtcttgtaacaatggGGTTCTCCAAGGGTTCAGGATCAAAAAGCTCAtaatctcttagagaccaagggctgggtttaggactcccccatcggtgtccagtgacaATGGAGGCGATGAATGGTCACAAATTTTGTATTtgcagagctgtgccacatgttaaggcccagtgtcagatgtctgttcttctggaggggaatctggagctgccaggagagcacaggggatctcctgggatagtgtgtgcctggggtgggcagtgaggggagcctcacaaagggagaggtcctccaaggtggagtcacctaaaggtaaagtgctaaacccaggtatctgtgggcaaaggaggcctctgcaatcccaggagaggcagtgaggagccagctggcacaggaaagggagactggagagccctctgtgtcaccctctgtgaaataccagggccaggatctagaggcacacctggacacaactagcacccttggaaatgctccatagtccctGCAAGCACCTGCCACACCTGCAtccccctggagggattagaggccatgatcctcatttggttgggtctgattcccaccctgaccagcatggccagtgcagagtcaccctgtggacCCATGACTTCACAGCccgcttgctttgcagagcagcaccatcagctcagggtcctgtgggagaacaggggaggggtgtgggaatggccagcgagatcagaggaggagttgggagaggtgagaaggaagtggaactgggtttgaaagtgtcttggagagatgaatgccaacttttaatccaagaaaaaaaggttcagagtgtgggtacactacagCGAGCTcttggtgcagagccagaagtccttgctgtcctagctgtccacatggcctgggaagtggctgaagaaggattaatgctccccacccgcCCAGCTCATCGTGCCATCATCCCTCCTGATGGGTGGCACCAAAATGAAGGCTGGGACTCCTTGTCAGAGCTTGCACTGAAGGAAGCCGGACCCAGGAGCCACATCGGTTTGCTGCTATCTCTCAGGcgctgtccccagcacatgtccttgagacaatctccctcaccctgcatgctggtccttaccccaaaagtcacatccagaaaagggtccatgcccagctggaggactgtgcATCCAACTGTGAGCCCCGGGAGGcgagccctctcctgggtcctcttCAGGtcaggcagggagcatgcagaggaggtcctggggcCGTCTACTCAGCCTGTAGAGCATCCTCCTCCCATGGGAGACCTCAAGCAgggtgcttcagggcaaagatccagcccagctgcttgttgcatgaacagggaggagaagctgtcccaggaaactcctcacacacccagtccaTGGTAcgagccatctccagcactggccattccccatggtcctggtgaagggtgatctttgaatgtgagcagctccgtctgcctgctggACTCAGCACCTGTGTGGGGGGAATGGCCATCCCActtggcctctctccctgggcccagaccccagcagaccgtggagcatggccttctgctaaccctgggcggacaggatcagggctgggcaggggccgatgactggtgggaggctgcagagcaggagagctttggGGGACGGGGCGCCGAAGactgtcatgggaaccatgctggggggacatttccccaccctgaacgcaccctgtcctgtgcggtgcctgcacagtggggccatgggggtcacacggagggcagcagggctgggccagcacagggacaggagggagacaggagccacaacactccagaagctcccgacagtcctggaggggactcactgctgctagcagagtcggggatttctcgagggctgcagccaccggcacaggctgccaggactcccagacccagcacaggtggttggagcccagtaaCGCAGCTCATGGGGCCTTCAATCCTGTGTCACTGTCCTGTTTCAGGCGCACTGCTGGGTGTGTCACTcactgcacaggcagggagaggagctgctggaggtcttgtgttctcacccctgctgatctcggctctgccctggtgtcagcccacaggctctgccctgggtcatgTCATGTCTCCATAccctctcctctgagaccatgtaggGACTTGCaatacatagctctgcttggagctggccaccacagcccacctgcacagcccctggagatcccagcaaggctgtgcttggaggtgaggctgtgattgtccttggccaaagtagatgggatggtctggctggggccaaggggaggaaagaacAAGAGTTAACAAGAAGATTCagtaaagcaaatttcaaaagagtttaacaaaaaaaaaaaaagaaataaccatgatagctgagcagcactgggacaggggcccagagatttttaaaaattctcctaGAGAAAGCACTTACCAACCTGATCTGACTGTAAAGTTAGACCATCTCAGAGAAGAttgtggtcctggagatctccagcagtccttCCCAACCCAAatcttccaggaggaaggggctggaaagtagagtcctgggcaggggacactgttgTCCAGTTGAGGCCTTGCtacatttgtactgcctggtcaagcctgtcctcagagtcacacagggagtgagttcatcctcaaaaggagtctctgctccacaggcaacaggagtcaaaccagtgcaggAGAATGCAGAAGAGTTCTCAGGAACAtgccaggcattcagccccttcgactgctgaggtgtccccagactggtgctttgcatgctgggtcttaagggctgagaaatctttagagccagagcagatCGGAGTCCCACCTCCTGGGCTCTTGggttacagggcatcagcagggctgtactggctgcagggagggaatcgaGGCATGAGCAGATCCCCTTCTGCCTTgccctctctcttcacaccacagaacagagattgtgtttcccaTGTTGACCCTCCCCGATTGTCTGTATTCCCAGCTGGGGGGAACACAGTCTTCAGACTAGGGAAATGTAGGAGAGCCCAGTCTGACCTAGAGGagtggggtcccaccacacctgttgggtggccagggctgcaggctgcagaccccacgctgttccccacagacctcctgcctggggctggagggtgcccagcagcaaggcaggcatgcctgggggcctggtgccattggggtggtggactttggaccagcctctgtccgtaaggggctcaggagcttctctgcctccatgttagtggcaaagctAGTGTCCCAGGTGGTTTGTGGCATACaacgacacagacctgaggtaggaaTGGCCcattatatagcaatcaagctcagccactcttccaagtatctcctagacattgtggcatcttgtgataggtaggaagacatctcctgatgcccggcaggtgggcaggacagtccagcagcacagccccaccgcagctgctggcacgtaggcagggggGCACACCGTGTCTGCTGGCACGTAGacaagaaggcacatgatcactggcaactcacgtgcacacattctggccacaaatcatagttaccacatcattactttctgccttaaagattctctgctgtcttacacagcatcattctatcttggtccccaacagtcTATGAAGcctactcaggctggggatttctatgcatatgacaccctgggtgattagtgttaggtccttatttattcatttatttatttattcagaagcagactaacaacaaaggggccagcacagcttttggcattatctgctggtgggcaggggggggcgcggggggggttagccctgaaactttgtgttcataaacagccacagaaagtccatgagactcataaccctttttatgtcccgttctcactgaggtttcctttccaCCCCTTCTTCATCCCATGCTACTTctagtgctaactccaggaaagaaatataatttcggacatttgttccagtttcctgtatttgttacatatcatagaaaatacagcccttccctgtttctgggggtttgaccacaggcatgaaacactgatgctggctgacattcaagatcttttcatgacacaaactgcattcccagcttttacatttgagatgtTTTTCGATGTAGACTGTGcagctctctcacaaaatcatagacaaaccatttaaagtctaatagccatggccttgtgctggcccagacctacatataagcttgcagttaggacaccttattcttgtgcctatgctatctgcacagttttgcagcaggcagaaatggcaataatgtagctatggagatgcttgtgcaatgtctgacagagctcaaaagaatttctcaacccaaataccttcctgccattcttaatacaagagtaatagCCATTGTGTaacaggagaaaacaggtcttgagatatttgcaataggtatttagtttaaaaatcccccagttttttttaacccgtggatatgatgaagagggatatagtaatgtgcagcagatcctcagacaatgaagttttgctcaccatgactgtcctgctcatggaccgccagcaaaacagtgatcattgcccctgctatttagattgactAAATAGTGCTACTTTCCTAAGATAGctttaaaatggagggtagtgCATACGGCACTGCtcgtccaaacccagccacttttacaataaaggttggcagatgataagtgtgaccaacaacaaaaaaaaaatctccctttgactctaggggatcactgacccaaacacttataaaatctctgtgttcgtattgcttagattaatagtggggaaatagaaagatgtgtgccaaagctggtccttcatgctgcaaccccaaagcctaagcctatagtcatcgctgtcccctttggggatcacaaagtaatggagaagagggaccttgacatcaagatcaagtagctgcagcacctccaaggcctgcactgttaaaggacgctgaacctggtggacttttggatccaggggattcctcctccctggtccactggatgggagactgctgcggttctctgctccctggtcctgccagcagtgaggctgcacatgtgcttccaacaggcacacacacacacgctgtacagacatggtgggccaccaaaaagtcagttcagccaggggcacagtacctttacaggcaccacagagacacaagcagcactcataaacatgaaccatacaaatggcctggtcctgtttttgctcaccagctaatgagactcaaagcttgcaggagacctcacatgcacccttgcacgggtgtctctggcagctggctgccttgagggctgcaagccttccacacatgtactcacacagaacagagaacgCTCACCCAGaaaatagctaggaataggatttaatacgacgctaagacagaccgcagtgaccaggcacacagcttggccaggcaagtgtacttgccagcagcttgcttacacaaaactggccccttttattccctctccctccattttcccatgctttttcttccataatccagctgatccctccctttcgccagctttatcccctttgcaataaacagtccgtcactaagtagttttttcctcattggtcccagttttactatgtatgtactcaagcacatatgtagtagacaatttagtcagttatctcaacctcaagccagagcctagttgtctgcctgcataccctaacctacccacgttgctggtggagctgtaggcctggatgggaagaccagggccaccacatcctccactgcagtgcagaaggacccaggctggagctgaatttttgtgcttagcatcttctgttattcagggagagaagatgttctgagcttttctcaacagtccggggacattgtccccagagttttcagctaaatttcctgagaaagcttatgaaagcttccttgtgtcagcacccactggcagtctatgccccagtcctaagaagtacatttgcagcattttattaatttttttcagattttgtttataataaccccctgtgactaagacacacaattcacacttcttcctttcactactacaatccaatgtgaaaataaatctcctgaggcacctgtatttagtagctacatatctgtgtgtgtatatgataTTTTAtacgatacataattaaaattgctatctcgagaaacatcatgactgggggagaAGTCGAACCTTTgcacggccaatggcttccttcaaggccagtttcacagtcttgtttctgagactatagatgaagggatttaagaatgggtacaggacagtgttcagcaaagctacagttctgttggtctccaaggaagcATCTTCTGAGGGCTGTgcgtagagaacaatgcagcttccatacgcgatggctaaggtgatgagatgggaagaacatgtagcaaaagctttcttcctcccagatgctgatggcatgtgcagaatacaatggaagatgcacatgtaggacaccaggattaaacataaggaacccagcactacaaatgatatgaaaagagagtctgctttccaaagcaggctggtgtcagagcaggacagttggaacaagggagagttgtcacaaaaaaaatggtggatcttgtttgggccacagaacgtcagctttgagagcaggaccaggcggtaactcgagagtgtgaagcctatgacccaagcagccacaacgaggtgggtgcagagctgccacttcacgacagcagcataatgcaaaggttggcagatggcaacgtagcggtcaaaggacatgacaacaaggagacccatctctgtaaaacccagggcaaaatagaaataggactgggcaaagcagctgcttaaggaGATTGTTCttctaccagagctcagaatcaccaacaatttgatagttgtggaggatgtaaaccagatttccaggaatgccagattgctgatgaaaaagtacatgggggtttgcaggcggtgatccacacacacgaggaaaatgatcgctgtgttccctatcacagttgtcaggtatatgagcagaaggagcagggagagaaacagctgtagtcttcgatgaagccctgagaaactctctaggatgaactcagcaactacagttccatttcctggtcccatgcccaatttcagtacatcctgctgagagaggagcaggaagaaacaagtgtgagaattccacagcctgcacaggaggctgtatccttccttctttgctcccttgcttgcttcctgtgtaacacagacagaatattcctctcaaccattcattgcaccctgatttctccgtttcacatttacagtcctcagagattttactgtcttctttctaccttttccaaactctcacaaaggattctttcccaagagcacaatattttaaagagattgtgaactatttcatgccatgccttggaaattcccagttcactttgacttactgcaaacatccatcacatctgtgtttcaaaagccaaactactgtcccagcaaaaatgcttactgttatctgcagatgccagaccatccctttatatatgcattttgaaaggtattccttctacttttcagtacttgccttttttgattcagaacatctgggaggctgttgatttcgaaacaagtcaatatcgagtatctcttttgtaatcccctgctttcttccacatcttctttctccagaaaaggggaggaaatagggaacaagtatagcttgccttttttaatactctaaatagtgaaattcatgacggttcccttcagtcactggaagtggctttccctttaggggaggggggaatcatctcatgcgaaaaacctaaaggctgtccttcagGTTATTTGAAACaagaagcatctggaacaaagaaaacatgaagcagggttatattttaggtgtctaaaagttgggcgcttcagtttgagcaagttagcatactcccatattgccagggcagagagagaagagtgtctggaagagactggtaacacttctttcacatgctggttatagtctgggaggacccagcctctagagctctctgttcatctccattgactatatagggagccaagggaaaatgagtatgggctccagctgctcacagacacctccagtgatgtagatgaaactccctatttctatctcaaatctcctaatttatttagtagctaatttctttttcaaaccaaagaacacgtctaacagaagaaagcccagggaaaatacaggcaataaatgttgatgttttgccctccacctttgcatttggttttagacatataaaggaaaagagcagatgactccataaataggatgcctcaaaaatgcaagggtgggaggaggagatgatgggttttaagtggtgaaacagaggttctccacaaactgtgttgtccccccagaccccatctcagagcatagcacgtggtttttatacagggagtaaaatgggaagcccagtagtgggcaataccccatgtttgcactggcattttaacttggggctccggttagtcctagatcccaaacaccctgtcttgccctctgcctctagtctggcattggGGAATATCTgtactgggttcatctggaagatttgctgaaattaaactgctgactataattgagcaaaagctcaagcccggtcacctacagcaatatcgctgtagcctcagtgaatcagaggtgacagtcccagcttcccattttctggAGAAGTTCCAACATTCAAGGAGTTGTGTCTTCTTAGTCTACTGGATGTCacctaaaattattcttctgctgaatgtactctcttagaggaacctgcaaagttgctgaggggttacagcaaagcagcttgtctgctcaccatgggggtaaccctctgctgaacccttttttcaggctttgattaGTGGAAAGGATTTGCTGTGTTCAGGTCCCACATAGCCAAAAATGGAGCTAGCATACGCGATATTGACTATGGCAGTGTGAGACATGCAGATGAAGAAGGTTTCTTATGGCTTCCAGCAGAGGGTATTCTCGGGACAGTACATCTAGTGCAGGCATAAGACAGAGTGGTCAGTGTGAAGAAACTCAGCAACACAGtggaggagggaacagagctctcgtttgaaggtagctggtggccatggaggctgctctcatcaaagagatgaggccacagaagaaacagtctccttactggggacagggggtaccttggtacatagggcacaggattcccatagcttctgtgtcatttctcacagcctttaggGATGTCTCCAATGCCTCAGGGTGTCTAGAACAGAATCAGATGTCTATGCCTGGGCACctggctcccacccagagcttccctctgtaattaatagacacaggccccttccaaaggaaaagtattccatcctcaggt is a window encoding:
- the LOC135326337 gene encoding olfactory receptor 6E1-like, whose product is TPMYFFISNLAFLEIWFTSSTTIKLLVILSSGRRTISLSSCFAQSYFYFALGFTEMGLLVVMSFDRYVAICQPLHYAAVVKWQLCTHLVVAAWVIGFTLSSYRLVLLSKLTFCGPNKIHHFFCDNSPLFQLSCSDTSLLWKADSLFISFVVLGSLCLILVSYMCIFHCILHMPSASGRKKAFATCSSHLITLAIAYGSCIVLYAQPSEDASLETNRTVALLNTVLYPFLNPFIYSLRNKTVKLALKEAIGRAKVRLLPQS
- the LOC135326336 gene encoding olfactory receptor 14C36-like; its protein translation is MYFFLLSLSLLDVGSISTTVPKSMANILWNTRAISYLGCAAQVFLFVFLITAEYFLLTVMAYDRYVAICRPLHYSTLMDSRACVKMAAAAWASGFLNALLHTANTFSIPLCQGNVVEQFFCEIPQILKLSCSDSYLREVGVLVLSACLLFGCFVFIVVSYVQIFTAVLRAGTKPFPCASRTWSWSL